A genomic window from Methanovulcanius yangii includes:
- the map gene encoding type II methionyl aminopeptidase, producing MNDDILEKYMEAGRIAARLRDDAAAMVVVGASRLELVETIEQGILDAGAEIAFPLNISLNEDAAHDTAGPEDDLLFAEGDVVKVDLGVHVDGYVADTATTVDLGDNALLVEASRAALEAAIALVRPGVTAGDLGAAIQHEIESRGFRPVANLTGHGLSQYHLHGVPTIPNIGIAGGALIEEGMAFAIEPFASTGTGFVHDRARAVIYSQIAAKGVRLASAKRVLNQIRDRRSLPFSRRWITGDKVDLALATLKKNGVVRDYPVLRDVDGSLVSQAEHTVIVTDDGCIVTTRSV from the coding sequence ATGAACGACGACATACTGGAGAAATACATGGAGGCGGGCAGGATTGCCGCACGCCTCCGCGACGACGCGGCAGCGATGGTGGTGGTGGGTGCATCCCGCCTCGAGCTTGTGGAGACGATCGAACAGGGCATCCTTGATGCGGGAGCGGAGATTGCATTCCCGCTCAACATCTCGCTCAATGAAGACGCGGCCCATGACACCGCAGGGCCGGAGGACGACCTGCTCTTCGCCGAGGGCGACGTCGTCAAGGTGGACCTCGGGGTGCACGTCGACGGCTATGTCGCCGATACGGCGACGACGGTCGACCTCGGCGACAACGCCCTCCTTGTGGAGGCGTCCCGTGCGGCCCTCGAGGCGGCGATCGCCCTCGTTCGGCCCGGCGTCACCGCGGGCGACCTCGGGGCCGCCATCCAGCACGAGATCGAGTCGAGGGGCTTTCGGCCGGTCGCAAACCTTACCGGCCACGGGCTGTCGCAGTACCACCTCCACGGCGTCCCGACCATCCCGAACATCGGCATTGCCGGGGGAGCGCTCATCGAGGAGGGGATGGCCTTTGCGATTGAGCCCTTCGCCTCGACCGGCACCGGGTTCGTCCACGACCGGGCACGGGCGGTGATCTACAGCCAGATAGCGGCGAAAGGCGTGCGCCTTGCGTCCGCCAAGCGCGTCCTCAACCAGATCCGCGACCGCCGGAGCCTCCCCTTCTCCCGGCGCTGGATCACCGGTGACAAGGTGGATCTCGCCCTTGCGACCCTGAAGAAGAACGGGGTTGTCCGCGACTACCCCGTCCTGCGGGACGTCGACGGCTCGCTCGTCTCGCAGGCGGAACACACCGTGATCGTAACAGATGACGGCTGTATCGTGACAACCCGCAGCGTTTAA
- a CDS encoding ATP-binding protein, producing MSGDTEGMVLDLMELLLTATVVNEHPDLDINDLTPAFRPIAGASGSEGEFKRPVAISEGLLARVAGIEHAYSHLRKNPFVEYDDFGQRLSITAVDAAFAWFLKKGGEERAAKNPVLAYYSEKVLGKDTLSYAAAREANPRYEDTLAYMEARIAPVIEENEEMRNARDLLIIYAPEEIEFSLGDLVCTESQVDTIRKIDVALKNRDFLKDRKVYEFGKLLFVGPPGTGKTSLALAMSRKLHMPLLEVRLAMITSQYLGETSKNIDRIFELARRLAPCILFIDEFDFVAKSRLTEDNSAMKRAVNMLLKNIDMVSFVRNGVLLIGATNHPALLDEAAWRRFDDVVEFPLPDHGMRRDILKAVTSLIECDCDFDAIAAQTEGFSGADLRMMVKEAIISALMKGEYHIDSDDIETGMRIIKGRHFIRENV from the coding sequence ATGTCAGGCGATACCGAAGGAATGGTTCTTGATCTCATGGAGCTCCTGTTGACCGCCACGGTGGTCAACGAGCACCCGGATCTCGATATAAATGATCTGACCCCGGCATTCCGCCCGATTGCAGGGGCCTCCGGGTCGGAGGGGGAATTTAAACGGCCGGTTGCGATCAGCGAGGGTCTCCTTGCCCGGGTGGCGGGCATCGAGCATGCCTACTCGCACCTCCGGAAGAATCCCTTCGTCGAATACGATGATTTCGGGCAGCGTCTCTCGATTACGGCCGTCGATGCGGCCTTTGCGTGGTTCCTGAAGAAGGGCGGGGAGGAGCGCGCAGCCAAAAACCCCGTTCTTGCCTACTACTCCGAGAAGGTGCTGGGCAAAGACACCCTCTCCTACGCGGCGGCACGGGAGGCAAACCCCCGGTACGAGGACACGCTTGCGTACATGGAGGCACGCATCGCCCCCGTCATTGAGGAGAACGAGGAGATGAGAAACGCCCGCGACCTCCTCATCATCTATGCCCCCGAGGAGATCGAGTTCTCTTTGGGCGACCTCGTCTGCACCGAGTCGCAGGTGGACACGATACGAAAGATCGACGTGGCGCTCAAGAACCGGGACTTTTTAAAGGACCGGAAGGTCTACGAGTTCGGCAAGCTCCTCTTCGTCGGGCCGCCGGGTACCGGCAAGACCTCCCTTGCGCTTGCGATGTCCAGAAAGCTCCACATGCCGCTTCTCGAGGTCCGCCTTGCGATGATCACCTCGCAGTACCTGGGCGAGACCTCGAAGAACATCGACCGCATCTTCGAGCTTGCCCGGCGTCTTGCGCCCTGCATCCTCTTCATCGACGAGTTCGACTTCGTCGCGAAATCACGGCTGACCGAGGACAACTCCGCGATGAAGCGGGCGGTGAACATGCTCCTCAAAAACATCGACATGGTCAGCTTTGTTCGAAACGGCGTGCTCCTCATCGGTGCGACGAACCACCCGGCGCTTCTCGACGAGGCGGCATGGCGGCGGTTCGACGACGTGGTGGAGTTCCCGCTCCCCGACCATGGGATGCGCCGCGACATTTTAAAGGCGGTCACCTCCCTCATCGAGTGCGACTGCGACTTTGATGCGATCGCGGCCCAGACGGAGGGCTTTTCCGGGGCGGACCTGCGGATGATGGTGAAAGAGGCGATCATCTCCGCCCTCATGAAGGGCGAGTACCACATCGACAGCGACGACATCGAGACCGGGATGCGGATCATCAAGGGCCGCCACTTCATCCGGGAGAACGTTTGA
- a CDS encoding MBL fold metallo-hydrolase: MMRVRLLGTGDTAGTPKVGCTCPVCTRAAQVGMERLRTSILITRGEENILIDTSPDLRAQLIAAGAPHIDAVIWTHGHYDHFSGFNDFYRVQKFPPVYGAPPVLDYLGGVYDYIRLDAHPQSPYEPFELAGITFTLGVVTHPDDYTCGVVWEADGVKVGYTADTNKYLPERTKELLSGCDLLFLDGLFPPDVSHHKHMNYDEAVAMAGELAAKDFRVVHMSHRIGWDWAHIGLDGETFVLGE, encoded by the coding sequence ATGATGCGGGTGCGGCTGTTGGGGACCGGGGATACGGCGGGAACGCCGAAGGTGGGGTGCACCTGCCCGGTCTGCACCCGAGCGGCACAGGTTGGCATGGAGCGCCTGCGCACCTCGATTCTCATCACCCGCGGGGAGGAGAACATTCTCATCGACACCTCCCCGGATCTTAGGGCCCAGCTCATCGCGGCGGGGGCCCCGCACATCGACGCCGTCATCTGGACCCACGGCCACTACGACCATTTTTCAGGATTCAACGACTTCTACCGCGTCCAGAAGTTTCCGCCCGTCTACGGCGCCCCGCCGGTGTTGGACTACCTCGGCGGGGTCTATGACTACATCCGCCTCGACGCCCACCCGCAGTCGCCCTACGAGCCGTTCGAGCTTGCGGGGATCACGTTTACGCTCGGGGTGGTGACGCACCCGGACGACTACACCTGCGGGGTCGTCTGGGAGGCGGACGGGGTGAAGGTCGGCTACACCGCGGATACGAACAAATACCTCCCCGAGAGGACGAAGGAGCTCCTCTCGGGGTGCGACCTCCTCTTTCTGGACGGTCTCTTCCCGCCGGACGTCTCCCACCACAAGCACATGAACTATGACGAGGCCGTCGCGATGGCAGGGGAGCTTGCGGCAAAGGACTTCCGGGTGGTGCACATGTCGCACCGCATCGGCTGGGACTGGGCCCACATCGGCCTCGACGGCGAGACCTTCGTCCTCGGCGAGTGA
- a CDS encoding RNB domain-containing ribonuclease, producing MPSRHPVNMESIAYEAMRTYGFAPHFPRSVIREVEALAGGGLPHGGKTGIVDLRGLLWSSIDNFDSEDLDQIEVCEAGKEDGAIRIRVAIADVDYYVPKGSAADRYAAHNGTSVYTGILTFPMLPDHLSKDISSLLPGGDRLAIVLDYTVLPDGSTQPGGVYRALVRNKAKLVYEVIGAWLEGETGVPESVAAVDGLEAQLRLSYEATQRLKERRARQGALALQTLEARPVVDAGIVRDLVVQEQTAAHCLIEEFMVAANETMVDYLTKAQVPMIQRIVRVPKYWDEIVAKAAEYGEYLPPRPDAKALAIFLLRRREADPERFPDLSLAVVKMMGYGEYVTLRPGRAPVGHFALAVTDYTHSTAPNRRYVDLIIQRIIKAVLAGEEVPYALWELDEHAEWLTDRDLTAKKVERFVHKAAAAVLLQDRIGEEFTGLVTGASEKGTYVRLTGMPAEGRVMEGGEGLHVGQRVKVRLIATDPEKAWIDFAFVERVKEEGER from the coding sequence ATGCCATCCCGTCACCCCGTCAACATGGAATCGATCGCCTACGAGGCGATGCGTACCTACGGCTTCGCCCCGCACTTTCCCCGCTCCGTCATCCGTGAGGTGGAGGCGCTTGCCGGCGGGGGCCTTCCCCACGGCGGAAAGACCGGCATCGTCGACCTGCGGGGGCTTCTCTGGTCCTCCATCGACAATTTTGACTCGGAGGACCTCGATCAGATCGAGGTCTGCGAGGCGGGGAAGGAGGACGGGGCGATCCGCATCCGCGTCGCGATCGCGGACGTGGATTATTATGTCCCGAAGGGCTCCGCCGCCGACCGCTACGCCGCCCACAACGGCACCTCGGTCTACACCGGCATCCTCACCTTTCCGATGCTCCCCGACCACCTCTCGAAGGACATCTCGTCGCTTCTCCCCGGCGGCGACCGGCTCGCGATTGTGCTCGACTACACGGTGCTCCCCGACGGGAGCACACAACCGGGCGGGGTGTACCGGGCGCTCGTGCGCAACAAGGCGAAGCTCGTCTACGAGGTGATCGGCGCCTGGCTCGAGGGGGAGACGGGGGTGCCCGAGTCGGTGGCGGCGGTCGACGGGCTCGAGGCGCAGCTGCGCCTCTCGTATGAGGCGACGCAGCGGCTCAAGGAGCGGCGGGCACGGCAGGGGGCGCTTGCGCTGCAGACGCTGGAGGCCCGCCCGGTGGTGGACGCGGGCATCGTGCGCGACCTCGTGGTGCAGGAGCAGACCGCCGCCCACTGCCTGATTGAGGAGTTCATGGTCGCGGCGAACGAGACGATGGTCGACTACCTGACGAAGGCGCAGGTCCCGATGATCCAGCGCATCGTCCGGGTGCCGAAGTACTGGGACGAGATCGTCGCGAAGGCGGCGGAGTACGGGGAGTATCTCCCGCCCCGTCCGGACGCAAAGGCCCTTGCGATCTTTCTGTTGCGGCGGCGGGAGGCGGACCCGGAGCGCTTCCCGGATTTGTCGCTCGCGGTGGTGAAGATGATGGGGTACGGGGAGTACGTGACGCTTCGGCCCGGGCGGGCGCCGGTGGGGCATTTTGCGCTTGCCGTGACCGACTACACCCACTCCACCGCCCCGAACCGGCGGTACGTGGATTTGATCATCCAGAGGATCATCAAGGCGGTGCTTGCGGGGGAGGAGGTCCCCTATGCCCTCTGGGAGCTCGACGAGCACGCCGAGTGGCTCACCGACCGGGATCTTACGGCAAAGAAGGTGGAGCGCTTCGTCCACAAGGCGGCGGCCGCGGTGCTCCTGCAGGATAGAATCGGCGAGGAGTTTACGGGGCTCGTGACCGGCGCCTCGGAGAAGGGGACGTACGTGCGGCTCACCGGGATGCCCGCCGAAGGACGGGTGATGGAGGGCGGCGAGGGGCTGCACGTCGGCCAGAGGGTGAAAGTTAGGCTCATCGCGACGGACCCCGAGAAGGCGTGGATCGATTTTGCGTTTGTGGAGCGGGTGAAGGAGGAGGGGGAAAGGTAG
- a CDS encoding type II toxin-antitoxin system HicB family antitoxin: MKLRVVLEPSDEGGFTVSVPGLPGCISEGESRDAALHNIREAITLYLEPIEDDAMYGEHAEQVEIIV, encoded by the coding sequence ATGAAACTACGTGTCGTTCTCGAACCCAGTGATGAGGGAGGATTTACCGTGTCTGTGCCGGGACTTCCCGGTTGCATCAGTGAAGGGGAGAGCCGGGATGCGGCACTCCACAATATCAGGGAGGCAATCACCCTCTACCTCGAACCAATCGAAGACGATGCAATGTACGGTGAACATGCCGAGCAGGTCGAAATTATCGTCTGA
- a CDS encoding nucleotidyltransferase family protein: MSTIIRSGRGGEALRRLEDHLSVIRESFGVKRIGIFGSVARGEETPASDIDILVEFDRGQSTFRNFMDLTLYLEDLFGRKMDVVTTGGIDPYVRPYTLREVIWCEA, translated from the coding sequence GTGAGCACCATCATCCGTTCTGGCCGGGGAGGAGAGGCCCTCAGGCGCCTGGAGGATCATCTTAGCGTGATCAGGGAATCCTTCGGAGTCAAACGGATCGGCATCTTCGGCTCCGTCGCCCGCGGCGAGGAGACCCCTGCAAGCGATATCGATATCCTCGTCGAGTTTGACCGGGGACAGTCTACCTTCCGGAACTTCATGGACCTCACCCTCTACCTCGAAGACCTCTTCGGACGCAAGATGGACGTGGTCACCACCGGCGGCATCGACCCGTACGTTCGCCCGTACACCCTCAGAGAGGTGATCTGGTGTGAAGCGTGA
- a CDS encoding type II toxin-antitoxin system HicA family toxin translates to MSPKLPVVSGNQLIKTLAKDGYYVHDQKGSHIHLRHPTKRPLTVPNHHEISRGTLKAILREAELTPDEYVELLK, encoded by the coding sequence ATGAGCCCGAAGCTTCCAGTCGTATCCGGAAATCAGCTGATAAAGACGCTGGCAAAAGACGGATACTACGTGCACGACCAGAAGGGAAGTCATATCCATCTTCGCCACCCGACAAAACGACCGTTAACGGTCCCCAATCACCACGAGATCTCACGTGGAACCCTGAAAGCAATACTCCGGGAAGCCGAACTGACCCCGGATGAATATGTGGAACTGCTGAAATAG
- a CDS encoding type II toxin-antitoxin system HicB family antitoxin, translating to MIRFKIFLEKDEDGWFTATVPSLPGCISQGRTEEEAKKNIAEAIELHLKSLAEEGIPLRPENGMTETFVAVDV from the coding sequence ATGATCCGGTTTAAAATATTCCTTGAAAAAGACGAGGACGGATGGTTTACGGCAACCGTCCCCTCCCTTCCTGGATGTATCTCACAAGGGAGGACGGAAGAAGAAGCAAAGAAGAACATTGCCGAGGCGATCGAACTTCATCTCAAATCCCTTGCCGAAGAAGGGATCCCGTTACGGCCTGAAAATGGCATGACGGAGACCTTCGTGGCCGTGGATGTATGA
- a CDS encoding DUF6979 family protein, with the protein MGVYGESAVRAVELIRTGECPDPPAAWDRAAGETCCSKSTAAKTGPRCAFLGLCEEGLVEGVPAGNYCMSILNKQYALDGLMYLREAEEKRRTREKGRAPASSPGHRYVPTPMVLWRHVNAGVAHSGQMDVVVTLWKEGYIE; encoded by the coding sequence ATGGGAGTCTATGGAGAGTCGGCCGTCAGGGCCGTGGAGCTCATCCGAACCGGCGAGTGTCCCGACCCTCCGGCTGCCTGGGACCGGGCGGCGGGGGAGACCTGCTGCTCGAAGAGTACAGCGGCAAAGACCGGGCCCCGGTGTGCGTTTCTGGGGCTCTGCGAGGAGGGCCTCGTGGAGGGCGTGCCTGCGGGGAACTACTGCATGTCCATTTTGAACAAGCAGTACGCCCTCGACGGGCTGATGTACCTGCGTGAGGCGGAGGAGAAGCGGCGGACGAGGGAGAAGGGGCGGGCGCCGGCGTCCTCGCCGGGCCACCGGTACGTCCCGACACCGATGGTCCTCTGGCGCCACGTGAACGCGGGCGTCGCCCACAGCGGCCAGATGGACGTCGTCGTCACCCTCTGGAAGGAAGGGTACATCGAGTAG
- a CDS encoding DUF1848 domain-containing protein: MVSWEKVKIQTDAGEIVDALAPVIISASRSTDIPACYAEWFVERMKSGYLVWVNPFNRRPSYISFDKCRAIVFWTKNAGPLIPYLGEIDERAIHYYVQYTINDYENEGLEPNLPTLDERTNNFVALSKKIGKERVIWRFDPIILSDKLSIDDILTRIEWIGNRVHPYTQKLVFSFIDIAGYKKVQKNLGMTSVREPSTSEMELFAEKIAEMNSKWGLECATCGEEVDLERFGIRHNSCIDGDLLHRLFPNDARLVGFLGKHNKKDKGQRKACNCIWSKDIGQYSTCTNMCLYCYANRSPKEAQDNYQHHLQNPFSETITGKNIFQETNSDKSE, translated from the coding sequence ATGGTTTCATGGGAAAAAGTAAAAATCCAGACAGATGCTGGTGAGATCGTCGACGCCCTGGCCCCGGTGATCATCTCTGCAAGCAGGTCCACTGACATCCCTGCCTGCTACGCGGAATGGTTCGTCGAGCGGATGAAGAGTGGATACCTCGTATGGGTGAACCCCTTCAACCGACGTCCATCGTATATCTCATTTGATAAATGCCGTGCCATCGTCTTTTGGACGAAGAATGCCGGACCGCTCATACCATACCTGGGAGAGATCGATGAACGGGCGATCCACTACTATGTCCAATATACGATAAACGATTACGAAAACGAAGGTCTAGAACCGAACCTTCCTACATTAGATGAGAGGACCAATAATTTTGTGGCGTTGTCCAAAAAAATCGGAAAGGAACGGGTCATCTGGAGGTTTGACCCCATAATCCTTTCAGATAAACTCTCAATCGATGATATCCTGACCCGAATTGAGTGGATCGGGAACAGGGTCCATCCCTACACACAAAAACTCGTCTTTAGTTTCATCGACATTGCCGGGTATAAAAAAGTCCAAAAAAACCTTGGGATGACGAGCGTGCGTGAACCCTCAACCAGTGAAATGGAACTCTTCGCAGAGAAGATCGCCGAGATGAATTCGAAATGGGGCCTCGAATGTGCGACCTGCGGCGAAGAGGTCGACCTCGAACGGTTCGGGATCCGTCATAATAGTTGTATCGACGGAGACTTGTTACACCGGCTCTTTCCCAATGACGCACGCCTGGTCGGATTTCTGGGCAAGCATAACAAAAAGGACAAGGGTCAGCGTAAGGCCTGCAACTGCATATGGAGCAAGGATATTGGCCAATACAGTACCTGCACCAATATGTGCCTCTACTGTTACGCGAACAGGTCTCCTAAGGAAGCGCAGGACAATTACCAGCACCACCTGCAAAACCCGTTTTCAGAAACAATCACCGGCAAAAATATTTTTCAAGAAACAAATTCGGACAAATCCGAGTAA
- a CDS encoding tetratricopeptide repeat protein — MNTGPFNTAKYWNLAGRDLLGKKEYPGAIEAFNKAIAINPAHKFVWNNLGTAFGKCGRYEDAISAYQTSIEYYPDYVTSWCNLGKAHLQCNNYHEAIVCFDQVLESGNRSLLKAAMALREEAEQKIHLQGPVPPINSPPGLSYPQALDQISECLSQIDAMSDENWIIQNIPNGPQLIRGIAGSGKTLTLCQKAAYIHAQHPDCKIAVVFFSQSLYRYITRLVQKYCRLNGVRWSPEDQGTLEVLHSWGGQRKKGFYSELCNAHGLTPKKVNDLSPASPPEMFAMACRDMLKTVTIQPSYDVILLDEAQDFVVDDPSLLYENRQPVFWLCYMALRPFDPVRLELRRLIWAFDEYQTINSLKVPTAAEIFGNSEKFRNIMKGKGRSYIMDQCYRTPKEILMAAHALGMGLYFREGMLSGPTTKDTWEGLGYEVTGAFKFGNTIELSRNRHTSPNPISWTWNGPLMNVRLFSNREEEYARLAQSIRENIDHNGLSPDDILVVSLVKNNQSLIDLSSKLWEYGITNYISATAGLGKNNISTQYSDTFSLPNAVTVSGINRAKGNEGNMVYIVGLDAVGEKEGNIHERNRLFIAMTRSRAWIHLSGIGDYGLYHELRAVMEDLDATGKLKFVYKKPPQWCLDNLYDPESTVSYQSTLTAF; from the coding sequence GTGAATACCGGCCCTTTCAACACTGCAAAATATTGGAACCTCGCAGGCAGGGACCTACTGGGGAAAAAGGAATACCCTGGGGCAATCGAGGCATTCAACAAGGCAATTGCAATCAACCCTGCCCACAAATTTGTCTGGAATAACCTCGGCACGGCCTTCGGAAAATGTGGCCGATACGAAGACGCAATATCCGCATACCAGACATCAATAGAATATTACCCTGATTATGTAACAAGCTGGTGCAATCTTGGAAAGGCCCATCTCCAGTGCAATAATTACCACGAGGCAATCGTGTGTTTCGACCAGGTCCTGGAAAGTGGTAACAGGTCCCTACTCAAAGCTGCAATGGCGCTTAGGGAAGAGGCCGAACAAAAAATACATCTACAGGGGCCTGTCCCTCCCATCAATTCACCACCAGGGCTCTCATATCCCCAAGCGCTCGACCAGATCAGCGAGTGTCTCTCGCAGATCGACGCCATGAGCGATGAGAACTGGATCATCCAAAATATCCCGAACGGCCCGCAATTGATCCGCGGGATCGCAGGATCGGGCAAAACCCTGACCCTTTGCCAGAAGGCGGCCTACATCCATGCCCAGCACCCGGACTGTAAAATTGCGGTTGTGTTCTTCTCCCAGTCACTGTACCGATACATCACCCGCCTGGTCCAGAAATATTGCCGGCTCAACGGCGTCCGGTGGAGCCCTGAAGACCAGGGAACCCTTGAGGTTCTCCATTCCTGGGGGGGACAGCGGAAAAAAGGGTTCTACTCGGAACTCTGCAATGCCCACGGCCTAACACCAAAAAAGGTGAATGATCTATCACCGGCGTCGCCGCCAGAAATGTTTGCAATGGCATGCCGGGACATGCTGAAGACGGTGACCATCCAACCGTCCTATGATGTCATTCTTCTGGATGAGGCACAGGACTTCGTGGTCGATGACCCGTCACTCCTTTATGAAAACCGACAGCCGGTCTTCTGGCTCTGCTATATGGCACTCCGGCCCTTTGACCCGGTAAGGCTTGAACTCCGTAGGCTCATTTGGGCCTTTGATGAATATCAGACCATCAACAGCCTGAAGGTTCCCACGGCGGCCGAGATATTTGGCAACAGCGAAAAATTCAGAAATATCATGAAGGGGAAGGGCCGCAGCTACATCATGGACCAGTGCTACCGCACCCCAAAAGAGATCCTGATGGCTGCCCATGCCCTCGGAATGGGCCTCTACTTCCGGGAAGGTATGCTCTCTGGGCCGACCACAAAAGATACATGGGAAGGCCTTGGATATGAGGTGACTGGTGCTTTTAAGTTCGGCAATACCATTGAACTCAGCCGAAACCGCCATACATCTCCGAACCCCATATCCTGGACCTGGAATGGCCCCCTCATGAATGTGCGGCTCTTTTCAAACAGAGAAGAGGAATATGCACGTCTTGCACAGTCCATACGGGAAAATATTGACCATAACGGCCTCTCCCCCGACGATATTCTGGTGGTCAGTCTTGTAAAAAACAACCAGTCCCTGATAGATTTGAGCAGTAAGTTGTGGGAATACGGCATCACAAATTATATCAGTGCTACAGCAGGTCTTGGAAAAAACAACATCTCAACTCAGTATTCTGACACATTCTCTCTTCCCAATGCCGTCACGGTAAGCGGCATTAATCGTGCAAAGGGAAACGAGGGGAACATGGTGTATATCGTTGGTCTGGATGCTGTCGGAGAGAAGGAAGGAAACATTCACGAAAGAAACCGTCTCTTCATCGCCATGACCCGTTCACGGGCATGGATACACCTGAGCGGTATCGGAGATTATGGCCTGTACCATGAGTTACGAGCGGTCATGGAAGATCTGGATGCGACGGGGAAACTGAAATTTGTCTACAAAAAACCACCCCAATGGTGCCTGGACAATCTCTACGACCCGGAGAGCACAGTTTCGTACCAGAGCACGTTAACAGCCTTTTGA
- a CDS encoding DndE family protein: MGSHKIHISKTRSDKLDLLKSRLGLRPYVICRLAIGKSLSIPESVYSYPIEDSAGREFNRYTLSGDFDSHYRALILQHEFEASQKKISEQYYFSVYFRKHVERGIDLLYDEFIVINSPVRFLLSLISGDNGRQTTLDIE, translated from the coding sequence ATGGGTTCTCATAAAATCCACATCTCAAAAACACGCTCCGATAAACTTGATTTATTAAAATCAAGATTAGGATTGCGCCCATATGTTATTTGCCGCCTTGCAATCGGCAAGTCGCTTTCAATTCCGGAATCCGTGTATTCATATCCGATTGAAGATTCAGCAGGAAGAGAATTCAACCGTTATACCCTCTCAGGAGATTTCGATTCACACTATCGGGCTCTCATCCTTCAGCATGAATTTGAGGCATCTCAAAAGAAGATCTCCGAACAATATTATTTCTCGGTATACTTCAGAAAGCATGTCGAACGAGGAATCGATCTGCTCTATGATGAATTTATTGTGATTAATTCTCCTGTCCGTTTTCTCCTTTCCCTTATTAGCGGAGATAATGGACGTCAGACAACTCTCGACATCGAATAA